In Bacteroidota bacterium, a single window of DNA contains:
- a CDS encoding PorV/PorQ family protein, whose amino-acid sequence MNNIKINIIALIIVSLLFTDFYSFAGNEQRAGSAGAQELLINPWARSSGWGTANISCTRGLESVFMNVAGTAFTQGTELIYTHSLWLKGTDIAINAFGFSQKVGESGVISLALMSMDFGDIEMTTVEMPEGGFGTFNPRYTTIMLSYAKEFSNSIYGGATVKIINEAIPDLSAGGVAFDAGIQYITGIDQQIKFGITMQNVGPTMKFSGDGLSHRQEDGLGPQRTVEDRSAEFELPSLIRIGASYDFNFADRQRLTLAGNFTSNSFSKDQYHFGMEYDYKNILFLRGGFVYEDGINPFEDDYDTRSTAYTGPTAGFSIQIPLNKEKGSTFSLDYSYRDTDPFEGTHTFGARVSL is encoded by the coding sequence ATGAATAATATTAAAATAAATATAATCGCTTTAATAATAGTAAGTTTATTATTTACTGATTTCTACAGTTTTGCCGGAAACGAGCAAAGAGCCGGTTCGGCTGGTGCACAAGAATTATTAATCAATCCATGGGCTAGAAGTTCAGGATGGGGAACTGCGAATATTTCGTGCACACGTGGATTAGAATCTGTTTTTATGAATGTGGCAGGAACTGCATTTACTCAAGGAACCGAGTTGATATACACTCACTCGTTGTGGCTGAAAGGTACAGATATTGCTATCAATGCTTTCGGATTTTCACAAAAAGTTGGAGAATCGGGTGTTATTAGCTTAGCATTGATGTCGATGGATTTCGGCGATATTGAGATGACAACTGTAGAAATGCCTGAAGGTGGATTTGGAACATTCAATCCAAGATATACAACTATAATGCTTTCTTATGCAAAAGAATTTTCAAATAGTATATATGGTGGTGCTACAGTAAAAATTATTAACGAAGCTATTCCAGATCTTTCAGCAGGTGGAGTTGCTTTCGATGCTGGAATTCAATATATCACAGGTATTGACCAACAAATAAAATTTGGTATTACAATGCAAAATGTTGGACCAACCATGAAGTTTTCCGGCGATGGTCTTTCTCATCGACAAGAAGATGGTTTAGGACCTCAAAGAACTGTTGAAGATCGTTCGGCAGAGTTTGAACTTCCTTCACTAATTCGAATAGGAGCTTCTTACGATTTCAATTTTGCTGATAGACAAAGACTCACACTTGCAGGAAACTTTACATCAAATTCTTTTTCTAAAGATCAATATCATTTCGGAATGGAATACGATTATAAAAATATCCTTTTTCTACGTGGTGGTTTTGTTTATGAAGATGGTATCAATCCTTTTGAAGACGATTATGATACCAGATCAACTGCCTATACTGGACCAACTGCCGGATTTTCTATCCAAATTCCTTTAAATAAAGAAAAAGGTTCGACTTTCTCTCTCGATTATTCTTACAGAGATACCGATCCTTTTGAAGGAACACATACTTTTGGTGCAAGAGTATCTTTATAA
- a CDS encoding T9SS type A sorting domain-containing protein — MKRIRYNITILILSLLFSNYVIAEKNKTNSNSSNNNKSTHSISAGCTQATTSTNLELNNVRAMIHTGGDMWWDLQGTAEYEVPKGSGKTAFFAGSIWIGGKDINGQLKLAAIQFRSSGTDYWTGPLIVDGPERSNVTADICHEYDRHYSISRNEVAMFRNYINASLSGDQATLEKDFVGYQVPTIIEEWPAHGPAGGYDYYLAPFFDKNDDGTYNHLDGDYPFYDLDGALPCGTTREKRLPRLFGDETLWWVYNDKGNIHTETGGDAVGMEIRAQGFAFATNDELNNMTFYNYALLNRSTFVLYDSYFGVWSDADMGYAFDDYVGCDVQRGLGYLYNGEATDGTGQLFAYGGPTPPPPAIGVDFFEGPYMDDNYGDDRPDGGCDMSINGLNFGDGVAGNERWGMRRYIYYNNDQGNMGNPGSAVEHYNYLTGFWKDGNSLLYGGTGHPSDSDTEDQITDFMFPGDTDPCGWGQDGIPMTSYPRYPWTEEGEDNPPDDRRFIQSAGPFTLEPGAINDITVGVVWARATSGGPFESVEEVKKADDKAQLLFENCFKVVDGPDAPELTIIELDKELIFHISNLSTSNNYLEEYYERDPFIVCPDGDDDCNRYFDFQGYQVFQLYDADVSITDIHNPDLAREVFQCDIKDEISKIVNYEWDEELAANIPILEVDGADEGIQHTFTIVNDEFSLSSGSLVNNKRYYFIVIAYGFNDYLHYDQNDPLSISGQKKPYKAGRKGALGAIKTYEVIPHIPTPENNGTIVNGEYGYGPKITQISGHGNGNNSLELTEETIDEIMSGSPWKSNNPTYENGLGPIDVKVIDPLNIPDGNYTLEFDSISIFQTTSFRYSIIKNAKWFIYDESGDTIYSDSWIALENEQIFPEWGFSISIKQVGVINEDNQNLTALDQPDNSAFIEASMTMEDNTKTWLNFVFDGEGYDAFNWIRSGTQNDDTQPEFNDYLGDDEDEVYEKVLNGTWAPYAFTSEYFNGPAWKEMRSLVEFKAQRLPSVDIVFTSDKSKWTRAVVLEMADNDSLDGNPTDLILQMGVVGETYKFDKRDSYSVDKDGNPSETESGSNSQNDANFIDGKGMGWFPGYAIDVGTGERLNIMYGEDSRLLTQNGRDMIWNPTSSYGTDLFFVTGGASGELFFGGKHYIYIMGHNNYSEENKNYMPTYDDGKYIDSMLTPVVGESSYQYKKRKKTVMRNAAWVGLPMLRRDANLLDTDVSIKLRVANPYRNDELSFAKVENPDGSGINTPKYSFNTSDIKTVTDDNATAKDALDLINVVPNPYYGFSEYEKNQIETMVKFTNLPPKCTISIYTISGTLVRRFEKDNADTFIEWDIKNQYGIAVASGIYIIHVDAEGIGEKILKWFGALRPTDLNAF; from the coding sequence ATGAAAAGAATAAGATATAATATTACAATTTTGATTTTGAGCTTGTTATTCTCGAATTATGTTATTGCTGAAAAAAATAAAACAAATTCTAATTCAAGTAATAACAACAAGTCAACCCATTCTATTTCAGCCGGCTGTACACAAGCAACAACATCTACAAATCTCGAACTCAATAATGTTCGTGCAATGATACATACCGGAGGTGATATGTGGTGGGATTTGCAAGGAACTGCCGAATATGAAGTCCCTAAAGGTTCAGGGAAAACAGCATTTTTTGCAGGTTCTATCTGGATCGGTGGAAAAGATATAAATGGGCAGTTAAAACTTGCTGCAATCCAGTTTAGAAGTAGTGGAACTGACTATTGGACCGGACCCCTTATTGTTGACGGACCTGAGCGTTCAAATGTTACAGCCGACATATGTCATGAATATGATAGGCACTATTCAATTTCTAGGAATGAAGTTGCAATGTTCAGAAATTATATTAATGCTTCTCTCTCAGGCGATCAGGCTACTTTAGAAAAAGATTTTGTTGGATATCAGGTTCCTACAATTATTGAAGAATGGCCTGCACATGGGCCGGCAGGTGGTTATGATTACTATCTTGCTCCTTTCTTCGATAAAAACGATGATGGAACATACAATCACCTTGATGGAGATTATCCCTTTTACGACCTTGATGGTGCTTTGCCTTGCGGAACAACAAGAGAAAAAAGATTACCACGACTATTTGGTGATGAAACTTTATGGTGGGTATATAATGATAAAGGAAATATTCATACCGAAACAGGAGGCGATGCTGTGGGTATGGAAATTCGAGCTCAAGGTTTTGCCTTTGCAACTAACGACGAATTGAATAATATGACCTTTTATAATTATGCACTTCTAAACAGATCTACATTTGTATTGTACGATTCATATTTTGGAGTATGGTCTGATGCCGATATGGGTTATGCTTTTGATGATTATGTAGGATGTGATGTTCAACGTGGACTTGGTTATTTATATAATGGAGAAGCAACTGATGGAACAGGACAACTTTTTGCTTATGGAGGTCCAACACCTCCACCACCAGCAATCGGAGTAGATTTCTTCGAAGGTCCCTATATGGATGACAATTATGGAGACGACAGACCCGATGGTGGTTGCGATATGAGTATCAATGGATTAAATTTTGGTGATGGAGTTGCCGGAAATGAAAGATGGGGAATGAGAAGGTACATATATTATAATAATGACCAAGGAAATATGGGAAATCCTGGATCAGCAGTCGAGCACTATAATTACTTAACAGGATTTTGGAAAGATGGAAATAGCTTACTATATGGAGGTACAGGACACCCTTCTGATAGTGATACAGAAGACCAAATAACTGACTTTATGTTCCCGGGCGATACTGACCCATGTGGTTGGGGACAAGATGGAATTCCAATGACTTCTTATCCAAGATATCCATGGACAGAAGAAGGGGAAGATAATCCACCTGATGACAGAAGATTTATTCAATCTGCTGGTCCTTTTACACTTGAACCTGGTGCTATAAATGATATCACGGTTGGTGTTGTATGGGCAAGAGCAACAAGTGGAGGTCCATTCGAATCGGTAGAAGAGGTTAAAAAAGCTGATGATAAAGCACAGCTTCTTTTTGAAAATTGTTTTAAAGTTGTTGACGGACCGGATGCACCGGAACTAACAATAATTGAATTAGATAAAGAATTAATTTTCCACATTTCAAATCTAAGTACTTCAAACAATTATCTCGAAGAATATTACGAAAGAGACCCATTTATTGTTTGCCCTGACGGAGATGATGATTGCAATAGATATTTTGATTTCCAGGGATATCAGGTATTCCAATTGTATGATGCTGATGTATCTATTACAGATATCCATAATCCTGATCTTGCAAGAGAGGTTTTCCAATGTGATATTAAAGACGAAATTTCAAAGATTGTTAATTACGAATGGGATGAAGAGCTTGCTGCAAATATTCCAATTTTGGAAGTTGATGGTGCCGACGAAGGAATTCAACATACATTCACTATTGTGAATGATGAATTTAGTTTATCAAGCGGAAGCCTTGTTAATAATAAGCGATACTACTTTATTGTCATAGCCTATGGTTTCAACGATTATTTGCATTACGATCAAAATGATCCATTATCAATTTCCGGACAGAAGAAACCTTATAAAGCTGGTAGAAAAGGAGCACTTGGAGCTATCAAAACTTACGAAGTTATTCCACATATTCCTACTCCTGAAAATAATGGAACTATAGTAAATGGAGAATATGGTTATGGTCCTAAAATTACTCAAATTTCAGGTCATGGAAATGGAAACAATTCACTTGAATTAACCGAAGAAACAATTGATGAAATTATGTCGGGTTCTCCATGGAAATCAAATAATCCTACATATGAAAATGGGCTGGGACCAATAGATGTAAAAGTAATTGACCCATTAAATATACCTGATGGAAACTATACTCTTGAATTTGATTCTATTAGTATTTTCCAAACAACATCATTCCGATATTCCATTATTAAAAATGCAAAATGGTTCATTTATGATGAATCAGGAGATACAATTTATTCAGATTCATGGATTGCTCTTGAAAACGAACAAATTTTTCCTGAATGGGGATTTTCTATTTCAATAAAACAAGTTGGAGTAATCAACGAAGATAATCAAAATCTTACTGCATTAGACCAACCGGACAATTCAGCATTTATTGAAGCTTCCATGACAATGGAGGATAACACGAAAACCTGGCTGAATTTTGTTTTTGATGGCGAAGGCTATGATGCATTCAACTGGATTCGCTCAGGAACTCAAAACGATGATACTCAACCAGAGTTTAATGATTATCTAGGAGACGATGAAGATGAGGTATATGAAAAAGTATTAAATGGAACCTGGGCACCATATGCCTTTACTTCTGAATACTTTAACGGACCTGCTTGGAAAGAAATGAGATCGTTGGTAGAGTTTAAAGCTCAAAGACTACCAAGTGTAGATATTGTTTTTACTTCTGATAAATCTAAATGGACAAGAGCAGTTGTACTTGAAATGGCTGATAATGATTCGCTTGATGGAAATCCAACAGATTTAATTCTACAAATGGGTGTAGTAGGCGAAACATATAAATTCGATAAAAGAGATAGTTATTCCGTTGATAAAGATGGAAATCCTTCAGAAACAGAATCAGGAAGTAATAGCCAAAATGATGCTAACTTCATTGATGGAAAAGGAATGGGTTGGTTCCCGGGTTATGCTATTGATGTTGGAACAGGCGAAAGATTAAATATAATGTATGGTGAAGATTCTAGATTACTAACTCAAAATGGTAGAGATATGATTTGGAACCCAACAAGTTCGTACGGTACCGATTTATTCTTTGTTACAGGTGGAGCTTCCGGCGAATTGTTTTTCGGTGGAAAACACTATATCTATATTATGGGACATAATAATTATTCCGAGGAAAATAAAAACTATATGCCTACTTACGATGACGGAAAGTATATTGACAGTATGTTAACTCCCGTTGTAGGTGAGTCAAGCTATCAGTATAAGAAACGTAAGAAAACTGTTATGAGAAATGCTGCCTGGGTTGGATTACCAATGTTAAGACGCGATGCAAATTTACTTGATACCGATGTTTCAATCAAGTTAAGAGTTGCAAACCCATATAGGAACGATGAACTTAGCTTTGCCAAAGTAGAAAATCCTGACGGAAGTGGGATTAATACTCCAAAGTATTCTTTTAATACTTCTGATATAAAAACAGTTACAGATGATAATGCAACTGCAAAAGACGCATTAGATTTAATAAATGTTGTACCAAATCCTTATTACGGATTTTCAGAGTATGAGAAAAACCAAATTGAAACAATGGTGAAATTCACCAATTTGCCACCTAAATGTACCATATCAATTTACACTATCAGCGGAACACTTGTTCGAAGATTCGAAAAAGACAATGCAGATACATTCATAGAATGGGATATAAAAAATCAATACGGAATTGCGGTTGCAAGTGGTATTTATATTATACATGTTGATGCTGAAGGAATTGGAGAAAAAATTCTAAAATGGTTTGGAGCACTACGTCCAACTGATTTGAATGCTTTCTAA